A stretch of DNA from Sebastes fasciatus isolate fSebFas1 chromosome 16, fSebFas1.pri, whole genome shotgun sequence:
TTTTGTTCATACTACTTTTCAGAGCAAAGTGACCATGTGCTTTATAGACAATAAAGAAATGAAGaaattaaagaataaaacagaaaaatagcAGAATTTTCAGATGTATCTTAATTTTAAAGTACATAACAAAACCTCAATATTTAACAATGGTGTCTTATGTTTGCGAAATGTTTTCCCACTGAATATTTATGAGTTTCTCACAATTCTCTTTTGATTGGGAATAGTTCATTTCCtcttaaacaacacatttaagCTCTACCAGCACAGcttaaaagtcaaataaaaaataactgctTTAAttactatccatctatccattatctgtaactgcttatcctattcagggtcacggGTGTCTGGggccaatcccagctgacattgggcacattaaatgaatgttaaaatgtctcatatttcatgtattgaaagattttacatttttcaaaacttcattatgtgtgtttgtgtttttgagcTGCATGTAATATTGCGTATGCATGAAAAGTCACGAAGAGTCTCTCCCCCATCAACATATACAGCAGCTGCCAATGCTATGAAAGTCGAAATGTATAATTAAATTCCATTTAACTTTGTAGCTGCATGGCTTACTTTGGTTGTGATTTTTACAAGAAAATGGATGACAGTTTTCAATTTATAAAACCAAAAGCAGATATCGGAGAGAAAAgtagaatatttttttaagccAAAATTGACATCACCCTGGAATTGTCCTTTGAAAGGCTAGCTACATGATGTTAGGAGTTAATTTTATgaattgttaaatgttgtttgttaacagatgtcTCCAAGGAGACATCACATAACAATAtacttaacattttttttagagCAGTACAAATCACCAATTCCATGGATCTCTTAGTCAATATTATCTCGTTCTTTTCTCTCAGACCTGATTTCAGTGTAACATCGTCACAGCTTTTGTTTATTACTACGATAGCGGTTTCCTGTATATGACGGAGGACAGTGGGATTATGATTTACTGCTGTTTTTAAAATGGATTCATCTGAAAGTTTTTCAAAACATGCCTTTATATGTTCGGAGGTTGCTCAGGTactagagcaggttgtccattATTTGTAGGTAtttgtgtccttgagcaaaacacTGAACCATTTATTGCCTCAGATGAGTAGCACAGCACCTCACACAGCAGCTCAGCAACCACtggagtgtgagtgtgtctaAGTATAAGAATATGTCAATTGATTTGGactaaatcaaaataaatgtaatgtaatattacATGTACATGTTTGCTGGTATTTTTCAAGAACATTAGATCTGAGGAGACGCTGTGATTATGTTGTTTGAGAGTTCTGAGTGACATAAATTCAGgtccatataaatacataaacagtTCTAGAGAAACCTTGGAGTACTTGAGCCTTGGCTTCTAGAGCTCATAGTTTATAATTtagaaaataatacatttccCCTCCCTTTCTTTTCTCAGAATGGAAATATCTTCTGCGGTCTGAAAACGTGCCAACCAATCACCTGTTCCTCACCAGTCTCAGTCTCAGATACCTGCTGTTTGGTGTGTAAAGGTAGTCAACTCCCTGCAATAATATTTTGTAGATTAGGCCTGATCATATGGctgattattaaaaatgtttttttctcatattgatatacagtatatattgcaAAATGCAAATACATGCAATATTACActgaaaataatctaaataatgTTCAATTCAATGAATCTTGTTTCACTGTAACGCACTAAGTCAGACAGCACGCAACAAATTATCACAATGTGATCATATCATCATGATACGATTCAACTAAAAGTTGATATATGATAATTCAAGTCATATTGTCCATGTTAATTACATTGTCCTCAcgcttattttttttctctttggtcATTAGATCATGCCACCAGTGGGTCCTCATCAATTGAGGATGGAAACCAGCAACTGAACAGAGGCGTTGTACGTTCTTGCTGATTCATCATAAAATTTACATATCTTAGACATTGCTTTCATATTATGAATCGTGTCTGTCTTTGAAAATATattgaaattaaattgaaaGTAGCAACGTGGTGTTATCAGTTGAGCAGCTGCACTTTAATTACATAGGCAAGTGTCTGCTCTGATGAAGTGTCCTTGAACATAACACTGAGTTCACTACAAGCTTTAGGGGCGCTGCTCTGTAGCTcacactgacctttgacctccctgTGCAAGGGGATTATTTTCCCTTGAGGATCacattatttaaatcatttctgAATTATCCAGTTTGCTGAAGCCGTCAAATTTCCCTCAAGATCCATAAACCACTTGGCCTGATGATACGACTGAATTGCCATGTTCTCTTTGAATTGCTGAAATGTAGGCTGTGATTCAGAGATCTGGAGCCAGGCTATGATGTGATGCTCCTTCAGCTATCACTCAGGGGAAAAGCAAGTAAAGCCAAGAGCTGAATAGATAAAAGATAACTGTGTTCTATTATATCTGTGTTTACAAAAGAGGCATTCAGTCGACCAGTGTTCTGGAGAGCAGAGCAGGGCGCGGTTCGACCGTGCCACCCCACCTAGGGTCAGGACTGCTCCGCGAGGCCTGATCCTCAGTAAACTCAACCTCAAAGGGGCTTCGGAGACCACCGTGAAGATTTTGTTGCAGAGGAAACACCAAAGAGGTGAGACTTTGTCAAAACAGAAAGATCCTGTACAGGTATTTGATTTTATAGACATGTTCCTCGCAACTTTACGATCGCTTCCACATGTAGCGCAACGCTCAGATGTTTCCCATTTCTCTCAGCGTGTTTGTACAATGGCAAGACATACTCTCATGGAGACATGTGGCACCCAGTTTTGGGGAAGGTCCTGGAATGCATCCTCTGCACTTGTACTGATGGCCTCCAGGACTGCAAACGCATCACGTGTCCCAGCCAGTACCCATGCCAACATCCTATGAAATCAGCGGGGAAGTGCTGCAAGACGTGTCCAGGTAGTCAAACATGGCCAACATAATGAACTGTTTATACCGACATTACGTTGATTGGCTGTAAACACCATCCGCACAACTTGTCTCTGTTTTGTCCCTCTAGAGAGTAAAGCTGAAAGTAACCAGACTCAGTGTTACCTCGGATATAAAAATAACCTCCTGGTGTATAAAGTAGACTCATCTTTGAAGGTTGATCCACCCAACACAGTCAGGATCATTGCTGTTGAAAGACAAAGTACTGCTGAGGTTGAAGTGCAAGTGTGGAAGAATGTAGAAGGTACTGTAACTACTAGTGGGAActatattaaaggaatagtttgacaaatgagaagattgataccattcAGGCTTGTTCttatacaccgttcatagctattcctatgaaaagtaattcactgtaattcatatatttcCCACGAAaacaattcatatgtaatccatgaaattgtgaaccaggaagtatgaaGAGTGACAAACGGCACGTACTGTAAGGACAGGTCAAAAAACATTGGATTTTCACCCAGTAGACaggtgttcgtaccccgtgtgaaaccagaagtcaacgttgatttacttgtcatgtaacttctgtacttcagttacgccacttccagagttattttaacgcAAACCACGattttttccaaaacctaagtagctttgttgccgtCATTTTTCTTCCGTACTtcagttacgccacttctggagttattttaacccaaaccatgatcttttcctaaacctaactaaaatatagtagttttgtttcctaaacctaaccaagacgattctttcctaaacctaacatagtagttttgttgcctaaaccttttatttcctgtaaagacggaagtttattttgaaaggactgcatgcatgtaacgagcggaaattgacacgggcgtcacatgttgctggactttcgaaggaaaacgcacgaaaaatgaggaataacttttccaAAGATATTATATGGaacgttgtatgaggatacgttgtatgaggatacgttgcaccACTCTGATATCTGTCCTTtagatatgaagctacagccagcagccagttagcttagctttaacgtaaagactggaaacggggaaacagctagccaaGACATAGTCTAGCATATAACTCGCCATAAATTCAGAAATGTTATACTttgtttttgtatggattaaaaaaaacaaaatataacatgttcatta
This window harbors:
- the chrdl2 gene encoding chordin-like protein 2 isoform X1, producing MKSTFFFFFIIWFADAELKPRKGSGVVCTFKDKTYSPGDSWHPYLEPFGFMFCMRCVCTETGHVKCNTIKCPALPCENPVAQPQQCCPRCTDEPRIPAGLRASVKSCRHNGSIYQPGETFTKLDLFPSKQSNQCVMCTCSNGNIFCGLKTCQPITCSSPVSVSDTCCLVCKDHATSGSSSIEDGNQQLNRGVRHSVDQCSGEQSRARFDRATPPRVRTAPRGLILSKLNLKGASETTVKILLQRKHQRACLYNGKTYSHGDMWHPVLGKVLECILCTCTDGLQDCKRITCPSQYPCQHPMKSAGKCCKTCPESKAESNQTQCYLGYKNNLLVYKVDSSLKVDPPNTVRIIAVERQSTAEVEVQVWKNVEGVLQLMEIGDVQRKDIVDHPENYTLLTTLDEETWRKFKEEGDDLSTAPETTICEDGIREMVTFLNPKQIEDLCSP